One window from the genome of Faecalibacterium sp. HTF-F encodes:
- the epsC gene encoding serine O-acetyltransferase EpsC: MGLLEDARNIQRKDPAARNVLEVILLYPGFHILVYHRIAHWLYQHKRFFLARWVSQHGRRRTGIEIHPGATIGRCLFIDHGMGIVFGETCEIGDNCTIYHGVTLGGTGKDTGKRHPTLGNNVLIGAGTKVLGPVYIGDNSRIGAGSVVLRNLPANCTAVGVPAEVVRINNKAVNPADDLDQQDLPDIVAQRLTDLDRRLGALENAAQGDTPPTAAQIAARQKS; the protein is encoded by the coding sequence ATGGGTTTGTTGGAGGACGCGCGGAACATCCAGCGCAAGGATCCCGCTGCACGCAACGTGCTGGAGGTCATTTTGCTGTATCCGGGCTTTCACATTCTGGTGTATCACCGCATTGCGCACTGGCTGTACCAGCATAAGCGCTTTTTCCTTGCCCGCTGGGTCAGCCAGCACGGACGCCGCCGCACCGGCATCGAGATCCACCCCGGTGCCACCATCGGCAGATGCCTGTTCATCGATCACGGCATGGGCATCGTGTTCGGTGAGACCTGTGAGATCGGGGACAATTGCACCATCTACCACGGTGTCACTCTGGGCGGCACTGGCAAGGACACCGGCAAGCGCCACCCCACTCTGGGCAACAACGTGCTGATCGGTGCAGGCACCAAGGTCCTTGGCCCGGTGTATATCGGGGACAACTCCCGCATCGGCGCAGGCAGCGTGGTGCTGCGCAATCTGCCCGCCAACTGCACCGCCGTGGGCGTGCCCGCCGAGGTGGTGCGCATCAACAACAAGGCCGTGAACCCGGCGGACGATCTGGACCAGCAGGATCTGCCGGATATCGTAGCCCAGCGCCTGACCGATCTGGACCGCCGCCTCGGCGCACTGGAAAACGCTGCGCAGGGCGACACCCCGCCCACGGCAGCGCAGATCGCCGCACGGCAGAAGTCATAA
- a CDS encoding DUF3842 family protein, producing MNVLVIDGQGGGLGKQLVTALSTQCPEIRLTAVGTNSLAANAMRKAGAPRVATGENAVAVNCRSADIIVGPIGIVIADALLGEITPAMATAVCQSHATRVLIPVNHCENYIVGVPEQPISDLVAAAVQKVKALCAGEGCGKRVY from the coding sequence ATGAATGTGCTCGTCATCGACGGGCAGGGCGGGGGCCTTGGCAAACAGCTGGTGACAGCCCTGAGCACGCAGTGCCCGGAGATCCGGCTCACTGCGGTGGGCACCAACAGTCTGGCGGCAAACGCCATGCGCAAGGCCGGTGCCCCGCGTGTCGCCACCGGTGAGAATGCAGTGGCGGTGAACTGCCGCAGCGCGGATATCATCGTGGGGCCCATCGGCATCGTTATTGCGGATGCACTGCTGGGCGAGATCACGCCCGCCATGGCCACGGCCGTGTGCCAGAGCCATGCGACGCGGGTGCTCATCCCGGTGAACCACTGCGAAAACTATATCGTGGGTGTGCCGGAGCAGCCCATCAGCGATCTGGTGGCCGCTGCGGTGCAGAAGGTGAAAGCCCTCTGCGCCGGGGAAGGCTGCGGAAAAAGGGTTTATTGA
- a CDS encoding Sapep family Mn(2+)-dependent dipeptidase — protein MDQALNQKIDAYIAQNKEQLLKDIAALVAVNSVEGTPEEGAPYGAGPRAALDKTLELAAGMGLATRNCENYIGYAELAGKDPEKYLATICHVDVVPVGNGWTADPFTMRVQDGWLLGRGVADDKGPMVATLYALKFLKEQGYELRYPIRALAGTNEETHMQDVDYYLKNYPAPAFCFTPDAEFPVCNGEKGLFGAKIVSPVCNGVIVEIEGGVANNAVPDRASALVRTDISKLKNAPNITLEPEGDGVRIRGWGKSGHAAMPQGTVNAIGLVVNYLLDNGLCNETERTYLEAVRKLHASTAGEGLGINCADGPFGPLTVIGGRIYMEDGRIFQTMDSRFPTCTNGKKMTEQIRAALGDGAELRDVTAAEPFYIEADSPAIQACINTYNEVTGENAKPFTMGGGTYARHFPYAVSFGPEHVDLPLPEFGGPMHGANEAAPIDKLLEAVKIYIIALLRLEEIDF, from the coding sequence ATGGATCAGGCACTGAATCAGAAAATCGACGCATATATTGCGCAAAACAAGGAACAGCTGCTGAAGGATATCGCCGCACTGGTGGCTGTCAACAGCGTGGAGGGCACCCCGGAAGAGGGTGCACCCTATGGCGCAGGCCCCCGTGCCGCACTGGACAAGACGCTGGAGCTGGCTGCAGGCATGGGTCTTGCCACCCGCAACTGCGAGAACTACATCGGCTATGCAGAGCTGGCCGGCAAGGATCCCGAGAAGTATCTGGCAACCATCTGCCATGTGGATGTGGTGCCCGTGGGCAACGGCTGGACGGCAGACCCCTTCACCATGCGCGTTCAGGACGGCTGGCTGCTGGGCCGCGGCGTGGCTGACGATAAGGGTCCCATGGTGGCTACCCTGTATGCCCTGAAGTTCCTCAAGGAGCAGGGCTATGAGCTGCGCTACCCCATCCGCGCACTGGCGGGTACCAACGAGGAGACCCACATGCAGGATGTGGACTACTACCTCAAAAACTACCCGGCTCCGGCCTTCTGCTTCACCCCGGATGCCGAGTTCCCGGTGTGCAACGGCGAGAAGGGCCTGTTCGGTGCCAAGATCGTCAGCCCGGTGTGCAACGGCGTCATCGTGGAGATCGAGGGCGGCGTGGCAAACAATGCCGTGCCCGACCGTGCAAGTGCACTGGTCAGGACTGACATCTCCAAGCTGAAGAATGCCCCCAACATCACGCTGGAACCGGAAGGCGACGGCGTGCGCATCCGCGGTTGGGGCAAGTCCGGCCACGCAGCCATGCCGCAGGGCACCGTGAACGCCATTGGTCTGGTGGTGAACTACCTGCTGGACAACGGCCTGTGCAATGAGACCGAGCGCACCTATCTGGAGGCTGTGCGCAAGCTGCACGCTTCTACTGCCGGTGAGGGTCTGGGCATCAACTGCGCCGATGGCCCCTTTGGCCCGCTGACCGTGATCGGCGGCCGCATCTACATGGAAGATGGCCGCATTTTCCAGACCATGGACAGCCGCTTCCCCACCTGCACCAATGGCAAAAAGATGACCGAGCAGATCCGTGCCGCACTGGGCGACGGCGCTGAGCTGCGCGATGTGACCGCTGCCGAGCCCTTCTATATTGAAGCCGACAGCCCCGCCATTCAGGCCTGCATCAACACCTACAATGAGGTCACCGGCGAGAACGCCAAGCCCTTCACCATGGGCGGCGGCACCTATGCCCGCCACTTCCCCTATGCTGTCAGCTTCGGCCCCGAGCATGTGGACCTGCCGCTGCCGGAGTTCGGCGGCCCGATGCACGGTGCAAACGAAGCTGCACCCATCGACAAGCTGCTGGAAGCCGTAAAGATCTATATCATCGCGCTGCTGCGCCTTGAGGAAATCGACTTCTGA
- a CDS encoding COG2426 family protein: protein MLKSYLLVFFVSMVPLIELRGAIPIGLGMGLPILPTYLVCVVGNMIPVPFIYLFARKFLIWGYHKPLIGPICKFCIVKGEKGGRALEAKAGRGLEVALLLFVGIPLPGTGAWTGTLAGSILDMKFKDVVKACMGGVLLAGIIMGLASAGLLGALSTLFSVG, encoded by the coding sequence ATGCTCAAAAGCTATCTGCTGGTATTTTTCGTTTCCATGGTGCCGCTCATTGAACTGCGCGGTGCCATCCCCATCGGGCTTGGCATGGGCCTGCCCATCCTGCCCACCTATCTGGTGTGCGTGGTGGGCAACATGATCCCGGTGCCGTTCATCTATCTGTTTGCACGCAAATTTCTGATCTGGGGCTACCATAAGCCCCTCATCGGGCCCATCTGCAAGTTCTGCATCGTCAAAGGCGAAAAAGGCGGCCGCGCACTGGAAGCCAAGGCGGGCCGCGGCCTTGAGGTGGCGCTGCTGCTGTTCGTGGGCATCCCGCTGCCGGGCACCGGCGCGTGGACCGGGACGCTGGCAGGCTCGATCCTGGATATGAAGTTCAAGGACGTGGTCAAGGCCTGCATGGGCGGCGTGCTGCTGGCGGGCATCATCATGGGTCTGGCCAGCGCGGGCCTGCTGGGTGCGCTGAGCACCCTGTTCTCGGTGGGCTGA